From the genome of Vitis riparia cultivar Riparia Gloire de Montpellier isolate 1030 chromosome 2, EGFV_Vit.rip_1.0, whole genome shotgun sequence:
ATATTTGCTTCTTAGTTTATGGATATTCTATgtgtttccttctttttttaagGAAGGTTACCTCTCTTGTTATACCACGAAGCTTCCAACACAAGAATGAAAAAGCTTATACTAACAATTGCAATAAGTATTTCCTTTTTTGGTACACTGGTAAATTAAGCCAATGATTTTACAAGGTAGTTGCATTGATGAAGCATAAATGGATGTACTTCATATTTCCcttttatatatgttatttcaagCAGGATTTTGAGATGGGTATAACAGATGGATTAAGAATTGAAATGGTTAATTTGTGATGATGTATAGCTTAGCTGATCAGGAAGTACTAACTGACTGAGAGATAATTAGGGAAAGATGTCTAAGATAGTATGAGTGTGTGTAAAGAAAGACCAATTCCTGAAGAATTAAAGAGCTGGGCATGATCTGATTCAAGTTGAAAGCCAAGGaagacaagaagaagaagaaaaaagggaacTGAAGTAGCCAAAATACAGGCGTTGAGCAAGAAAATATTTAACCAAGGATAAGTCTCATTGATTCACCATTGACATGCTGAAACTCCCCATCTCTCTTTAACAAAGAATAAGGAATTATTCCCATTTTTCACATAAAGTTCTTGAAAGAAACCCatcaatattatgaaaattgagtCCACCAAGTTTAGAATATCAGGCATGCAATTATTGAATGGTCCATGAAATTATATCACAGGCAGTTAATATAACCATTCTATTGAAAGGGTGAAAGGAGATCAACATTAATAAAAGTTCAGTTTCTTATCAATAATAAAACTAAGAACAAGCTCAGAAATATGCTCAACCAACTTAATCAGCAGccaaagaaatgaataaaaccTACACATGGAAAGGGTAGCTAGGTTTTATGCTCCGGTGAATCACCGAGatcatatctcatatttataattaatttctttagtgAGAAACACAGAAGGGAAAAACAGAAAAGTATCAAGTCTGGTCTAGAATAAGGGGTTTAGAAGGAGAGATCAAAATCAAGCTAATTAAAATGGAAAGTTAAAAGAGACTCTAATGAACAGTACAGAAGGGGAAGGGGAAGGAGAAGTACCAGCTGCTAAGTTAATTGTTTTACTAGGTTTCCAATTTGTCTGCCTTGAAAACTcaacataaacaaaaaaaacatcaGAACCCATCATTGAAAGGAATCGACTAGAAAATTCACACACTGATAGGAGGAACTGCTTTCTTTACACGGTAAGACGTACAGATAGTAATCTCAAATAAaaagctttaattttattttgagattCTAAATCTTTATAGGCATCTAAATGAAAATTACACAAACACAAGTTCTTTTTTATATGCTAGTAGAAAGCTTGCAAATCCAACACTTGGGAATTAAATCCCTTATTTCACGTGTTATCCAAACCCACAGTACAGTAATCATCCCTTCTTCAGGGTTGAGAATTCAGGAGGTTGTAGCATCACTTATCTCCAAACAAGTACCCAAGAGATGAATCTCCACCAGGAACTGATCTAACTTTTGTCGAAGGGCGATCCTGAAAAATAAAGTGGAAGATGAAAACTAGATACATATGGTAAAGTGCAATTGAATTTTGATCATTTGCTTCTCTAGTTTGTGAACAACTCACTGTAATGAAGTTTCCTGTATTCTGGCCTTGAGTTCTCTGATAGTTGTTGGAGCTGCTTTGTTTCTCGGCTGGTGGAGGCCGGTTTGGAGGCTTCTCTGGAATGGTATCTATACCATAAGGTGGCAGTTGAATCGTTGGTGAAACTGGGGGCTCGCTTGGCTGCTCATCGGACCCGAAAAGGTATCCCAATGAACTCTGCCCACCGCCATAGCTACCTCCCCGACTCATGGCTGCCTAGAACATGTATTAGGGATAGGGCAGAAGGGATGAGACCTCAAATATATAGCAGTAGAGGAAATGTATGTGCGTATTAGATCATGGAGATACAGTATGCCCAATTGACATCCACATCCTCATCCTCATTAATTATTGAACAGTTTTGACAACTTGTAGCAGTGGTTGCATTTCAATTCTCATACTAGAGAGGAACATTGATCCGAATGGTCATGCAAATGAAGAGAAATTATGACTCCATCCTTTGTAACAAACAGCTAACAACAATTTACCCTAGCTAGTTACTCATCTTTGGCCATGTATCCAGCAATGTCTTTATGGTTGTTCGCCTGCATCATTTACCATTAGATTAATATTTGTCCGAGGGGTTTGTTCACAAACATTAATCTAAGGACATACTTCCATATACTGCCCAGTACAATGATCTCAATTATGTATGGTGCTATTATAGTTTCAATGGATATTTGTGTCCAACCTCCAGGTTTTGTTTTCTGACTTCTTCCCAAGAGCTGATAAAAATAATCCCAAAGGCAGGAAAATGTTCAAGCAAAATGCAATTAGAAGTCATTCATTCCTGAAAGTTTCTGCAAAGCTAGCCTTCTTATGGAAGCTGGACTAGTTTCCTTAAGAAGCTTAATTTCTAAGAAAAACCAAATGATAAGGATCTTGTATCACACATGATTAGAAGTTCCATCAAATTCTATGTCCAGTCTGAAAAGGAAAGCTAGTACATATCAAGAAATATAACATCACTCACTGTCATTACTTCCTTATTTGAAGAAATCAATGCTTGACATGACTCTATGGAGGAATATATATATCCACAAAcacattcatataaatatatacatgtTCCATATTTGTTCCTGTATCTCGTCTGAAGATACTTACTGATACAACATCTTAGCAAGAATGACTAGAGAACTGTGGCTTCAATTCATAAGTATGAGCCAAGAGTTGGTTCAACGTCATGATCATGTAGGGCTCAATCAACCAAATGAGAGCGATATATACCTTGGTTTGGAATGAGTGGTATTCATCAATTCCATATCGGTGCATGACAGACTTTAATAGGaaatgaaaagagagaaataatGGCTTGGCTGGCCTAGTGTTTGCAATTGGACCCCTCAATGATTTGTATTCCTCACAAAAAAGTAAAAGAGGAAGAAACTCAACTAGCTTTTTCAGATTGACACCGCCCGGTTGGAAGGGAGCTTGTAGGCCAAGGGAATCCCATTAACTACTAACTAATTAATGCAAATTGCCTAGCTATCTGCATATTATTCCAAAAATTGATCTACTTTTGGAGCATTTGAAGCTAGTTCTTCAAAGGCATCATATCTGGtttctaaaaatgatatataatggTAGTTAGTTCGTAGTTGTAAAGTTTAAGCTCCTAATGcagattatttttaatcttgGATTCCGGAAAGTCCGGGAACAGCGAACGAACtagatatatatgtatacatacATGGGTAGGTCTAGTCAGTAAGCTCTAATGTTTGAACCTTTTCATGAAGcgatcaattatttatttatttatgttgatgAGGAGAGGACAATGAAAAAGCTTCACCTGAAGCTTGAAATGACTGTGATTCATAAACAGTAGTCCTTCAACACAGACAAAAACTATCCAACCTAGCTACATGGCATTAGTATATGTGCCTGTGTCCTGACATTTAGGCTTATctgcatattatatatatataggcttTTCAGAACCCCAAGATTCGTACCCACCATACAAATAATGCATTCCACCTGAAAATGTTGTGTTGTACTTCATTGTAACTGTATGCATGTAAATCTCCAGCTGAAAACTAgaaatatatacatatgtaGTATATATGCAGCAATTCCTCCATATATCAATTCACTTGGTTTTAATTGTGTGGATGAGAGGAATGAGAGGAAAAGGAAGAACCAGATGGCAAGCATGTCAGCAAAAGGAGACATAGCAATGTCTAAAAGACGAATCTCAAATTCGTTTTGTGCTAGTGGGGTGGCACTTTGTCAGATTAATTCAACTGCAAAGAGACAGCAAGGCTCTATCCAatcattctttccttgaaaATTTGCCAACAAATTTTAGTAGGTGGTTGTTGTGTCCAGTCATCTCAATCAAAAAACTTAAGAGTGACAAACCAGAAGATGGGGATTAATATTAAGGGCTCTCATCATGCTTTAgctagggtttttctttcctGACTACCAAACGCCAGGGGCTCCAACCTCCCGTTAATTGGTTTGGATCATAAGGTTGAGAGGAGCAAATGAGGTTGATGCAATTGTTGAGATCATCTAAGTCATAatacaatattaatttttcagtGATAGCAACAAACCCATCAGTACTATTTTATGACCCGTCCAGCCAAGTCATGGTCAATTCAATCAAGTCATGGCCAGCTCAATCAATCAAGTCATGACCAAGTTGCAGTGTAGTGCCGGGTCTATACCAAGCTACACTCAAACTTTGTAAATATGAAATTGATTaatcactatatatataaacgTTTGTCCGATAAGTTAGCACTCATGGGtgaatatagaataaaattacCCAAATTAAACTTGTAAgataataggaaaaataaatataatcaataatcaaaataataagaagaaacaaGCAAGAGATATAAGAAATTTTTACATACAAAACTTTAGTTCACACTaactatgaaaataaaaaatcacgaGATTTAAACGTTTAATCTACTATccataattttaatatcaaagtaaataatttaacttgATCACTTTACTCTAAAGACTTATTCTTTAGTATCTATACTTTTGACTCACATTTACGAGACAACACTACCAATACTCTAGTGAATTCCTCTCAGCTTTTGAGGGGATGTCGGTCATTCCAATAACCTTGTAATTCAATCCTATAAATCTTTTATTACAAGCTTGGGAATGATAGGACAAGTTAATTAATTCTCTCAAAGTGTTCAATCCTAAATGGGTTAAAAGAGCGGTTTATATAGACTTATAGGCCTATAGgcttaggaaataaatatttggaatgtataaaaaataatactcgtgattttttcaaaaacgaATTCTCGCATATTCTAACAAATTTTGGACGACTGCTCAAGCATACTTAATCATCGCTCAAGTGCCTTTGAGTGGTTTAACACTTGAGCGCTAGTTCCACAACTCGAGTGCCcactt
Proteins encoded in this window:
- the LOC117904189 gene encoding protein SPIRAL1-like 5 — translated: MSRGGSYGGGQSSLGYLFGSDEQPSEPPVSPTIQLPPYGIDTIPEKPPNRPPPAEKQSSSNNYQRTQGQNTGNFITDRPSTKVRSVPGGDSSLGYLFGDK